One genomic segment of Methanobrevibacter sp. includes these proteins:
- a CDS encoding HEPN domain-containing protein translates to MDKVKEALNVGKSQLISSKTLFESEQYRNSITMSYYAMYSSALALLLKKGISPKTHEGTLRQLAKEYVKTGLLSKESYDFLYNSRETRNDSSYDYSKIFSQEDAENLILQAEKFINEVETLL, encoded by the coding sequence TTGGATAAAGTAAAAGAAGCATTAAATGTTGGTAAAAGTCAATTAATTTCAAGTAAAACATTGTTTGAATCCGAGCAATATAGGAATTCAATAACCATGTCCTATTATGCGATGTATTCTTCTGCATTAGCTTTACTTTTAAAAAAAGGAATTTCTCCAAAAACCCACGAAGGAACATTAAGACAGTTGGCTAAGGAATATGTCAAAACAGGATTGCTCAGTAAAGAATCCTATGATTTTCTTTATAATAGTCGTGAAACTAGAAATGATTCTAGTTATGATTATTCAAAAATTTTTTCACAAGAGGATGCTGAAAATCTTATTTTACAAGCTGAAAAATTCATTAATGAAGTTGAAACTTTATTATGA
- a CDS encoding nucleotidyltransferase domain-containing protein, translating to MHDRIKVAQEFANLIKSDDIKLIMLFGSVARGDDHEESDIDILIVSPIADKIKPEIHKIAIDIIFEKDEVISPRLMTEEHFNKTKDYPFLSNVLKDGVQIG from the coding sequence ATGCATGATCGAATTAAAGTAGCTCAGGAGTTTGCAAATTTAATCAAATCAGATGATATCAAATTAATTATGTTGTTTGGTTCAGTTGCCCGTGGGGATGACCACGAAGAATCTGATATTGATATTTTAATTGTATCTCCGATTGCTGATAAAATCAAACCTGAAATTCATAAAATCGCTATAGATATAATTTTTGAAAAAGATGAAGTTATATCTCCAAGACTAATGACTGAGGAACATTTTAATAAGACCAAAGATTATCCATTCTTAAGTAATGTACTAAAAGATGGTGTTCAGATTGGATAA
- a CDS encoding sugar O-acetyltransferase yields MREIEKMQAGLEYCYDDEEISMMKLHAIENANIFNSLPEDDLDKQHEVLSEILGSVGEKVWIAKRFCFDNGKNIHIGNNFTGNFNLTILDIKEVYIGDNVMIGPNTLITTVGHPITPKGRRDHLAQASEIRIGDDVWLGGNVTILPGVTIGNNVVVGAGAVVTKDIPDNSLAVGVPARVIREIENDL; encoded by the coding sequence ATGAGAGAAATTGAAAAAATGCAGGCCGGACTTGAATACTGCTATGACGATGAAGAAATATCAATGATGAAACTGCATGCTATTGAAAATGCCAATATCTTCAACTCACTTCCAGAAGATGATTTGGACAAGCAGCATGAAGTGTTAAGTGAGATTTTGGGTTCTGTTGGCGAAAAGGTGTGGATTGCAAAAAGATTCTGCTTTGACAATGGAAAAAACATACATATTGGAAATAATTTCACAGGCAACTTCAACTTGACTATCCTTGATATTAAGGAAGTGTATATTGGGGATAATGTGATGATCGGTCCAAATACATTGATTACAACTGTAGGCCATCCGATAACCCCGAAAGGAAGACGTGACCATTTGGCACAGGCCAGTGAAATAAGAATTGGAGATGATGTCTGGTTAGGCGGAAATGTGACAATACTTCCAGGAGTTACAATAGGAAACAATGTTGTTGTTGGTGCAGGTGCAGTTGTTACTAAAGACATTCCAGACAATTCCCTTGCAGTAGGTGTTCCTGCACGAGTAATAAGAGAAATTGAAAATGATTTATAA